A DNA window from Candidatus Sulfotelmatobacter sp. contains the following coding sequences:
- a CDS encoding CAP domain-containing protein: MAGTLLAACGGGGGGARPAPPETSSSTPSATPAPTPTPTHVPQTYPVAGTVVQIPVDAYGPATIDGVTYQSADADQTTPLAGAAVIIGPVPIVGATVPPTLPTGDVAATTNANGAFTITLTVAPAAPSSAEPFVIPPQNLSGTIPPSTGYYVQVFGVGTDGVSAGMLLPLHRFLVASTSLSLRVTTASPAEATALANVNSDRASNAGAGPLIFDEEEEEVARLHASDEATNNYTCHYDLRNVGPSSRYLAVGGIGLTAENIESGGIDGSASAAFAQAEGAFLSEKSSTGPHYLNLVDATHNWLGLAALPMSSLSGYWEVDYDFGTSDDLGAAAAASGYTSALCPAGIVVNDS, from the coding sequence GTGGCGGGCACGCTGCTCGCCGCGTGTGGGGGCGGCGGTGGCGGCGCGAGGCCCGCGCCGCCGGAAACCTCGAGCTCGACGCCGAGCGCGACGCCGGCTCCAACTCCGACGCCGACGCACGTACCGCAGACCTATCCGGTCGCGGGCACCGTCGTCCAGATCCCGGTCGACGCGTATGGCCCCGCCACGATCGACGGCGTGACCTACCAATCGGCCGACGCCGACCAAACGACTCCGCTGGCCGGCGCCGCCGTGATCATTGGCCCGGTCCCGATCGTCGGCGCTACGGTGCCGCCGACGTTGCCGACCGGCGATGTGGCAGCGACGACGAACGCCAACGGAGCGTTCACCATAACCCTCACAGTCGCGCCCGCCGCGCCGAGCAGCGCCGAACCATTCGTGATCCCGCCACAAAATCTATCGGGCACCATCCCGCCGAGCACCGGATACTACGTGCAGGTGTTTGGCGTAGGCACAGACGGCGTCAGCGCCGGCATGCTCCTCCCGCTGCACCGCTTTCTCGTCGCGAGCACGTCGTTGTCGCTTCGCGTCACCACCGCGTCGCCCGCAGAGGCAACGGCGCTTGCGAACGTCAACAGCGATCGAGCGTCAAACGCCGGCGCCGGTCCGCTGATCTTCGACGAAGAGGAAGAAGAAGTGGCACGTCTTCACGCGAGCGACGAAGCGACAAACAACTATACGTGTCACTATGACCTAAGAAATGTAGGCCCATCATCGAGGTACCTCGCAGTCGGCGGAATCGGGCTCACCGCAGAAAATATTGAGTCCGGCGGGATAGATGGATCGGCAAGCGCAGCTTTCGCGCAAGCCGAGGGCGCCTTTTTGTCCGAAAAAAGTTCGACCGGACCTCATTACTTGAATCTCGTCGACGCAACGCACAATTGGCTCGGCTTAGCAGCGCTACCAATGTCCAGTCTGTCAGGATATTGGGAGGTCGACTACGATTTCGGGACATCGGACGACCTTGGAGCGGCAGCTGCCGCCAGCGGTTACACAAGCGCACTTTGTCCAGCGGGCATAGTCGTGAATGATTCCTAG
- a CDS encoding prepilin-type N-terminal cleavage/methylation domain-containing protein gives MRSARGFTLVEVVIAVAVVALVATGAVGVSMSARSLAVSTAAARFDALLDAARTAAGEYDGGATIVFEPDAYGDGFTARVYGRRPSTGTLLATDFPALDGRVTLTETQLLGTPAFALALHANGKLGGIKGDVLAGSASGENACPASGNYVLVFAYAGSTAQRTIPCTLQLAATGPVSYDNPPAASPLPTPTVPACAALGCVPSPPPSPNVVTTCPPGYNQTNATSCVPAPTPAPSATPTCPPGYSGTYPNCIALGGFASPTPTASPIAQGSSPDISAAASCSEDDVHGVKMSICAAGASETVQFISTTDSVYISAQVISHVTFVGPGVSNYDYGNSSILLIATNPATGLATTFCLGSTQMNVENSEIAVNSDVLLPFGPGSYGLQLDLSAAADMPLGSSAEGSAAFSYIILQAASGSGSAAATSCPGT, from the coding sequence GTGCGCAGCGCTCGCGGGTTCACGCTAGTCGAAGTCGTCATCGCCGTCGCCGTCGTGGCGCTCGTCGCCACGGGCGCCGTCGGCGTGTCGATGAGCGCACGTTCGCTCGCCGTCAGTACCGCCGCCGCGCGCTTCGACGCGCTGCTCGACGCAGCACGGACCGCCGCCGGCGAATACGACGGCGGCGCGACGATCGTCTTCGAGCCCGACGCGTACGGCGACGGGTTCACCGCACGCGTGTACGGCCGCCGCCCCAGCACGGGAACGTTGCTCGCGACCGACTTCCCCGCGCTCGACGGCCGCGTGACGCTGACCGAGACGCAGTTGCTCGGTACGCCCGCGTTCGCTCTCGCTTTGCACGCCAACGGCAAACTCGGCGGCATCAAGGGCGACGTCCTCGCCGGCAGCGCCTCCGGTGAAAACGCTTGTCCGGCATCGGGGAACTACGTGCTCGTCTTCGCCTACGCCGGCTCCACGGCGCAGCGCACGATTCCGTGCACGCTCCAACTCGCCGCTACCGGCCCCGTCTCGTACGACAACCCGCCCGCGGCCTCGCCGCTCCCGACCCCGACGGTCCCCGCCTGCGCCGCCCTCGGCTGCGTCCCCTCACCGCCACCATCGCCCAACGTCGTCACAACCTGCCCACCCGGCTACAATCAAACAAACGCAACAAGCTGTGTTCCGGCACCCACTCCAGCGCCGTCCGCGACGCCAACCTGCCCGCCGGGCTATAGTGGCACGTACCCTAACTGCATCGCGCTGGGAGGCTTCGCCAGCCCGACACCGACAGCGTCGCCGATTGCTCAAGGGTCAAGTCCAGATATCTCTGCGGCGGCGAGCTGCAGTGAAGACGACGTGCACGGCGTAAAGATGAGTATTTGTGCAGCTGGCGCTTCTGAAACTGTCCAATTCATCTCGACGACCGATTCTGTTTACATTAGCGCACAAGTGATCTCCCACGTGACATTCGTCGGTCCCGGCGTATCGAATTATGACTACGGGAACTCGTCTATACTCTTGATTGCGACGAACCCAGCGACGGGGTTGGCCACAACCTTCTGCTTAGGATCGACACAGATGAACGTCGAAAACAGCGAGATTGCGGTCAACTCAGATGTTTTGCTGCCGTTTGGACCCGGCAGCTATGGCTTACAGTTGGACCTCAGCGCTGCCGCAGACATGCCTTTGGGGTCGAGCGCTGAAGGCTCCGCCGCCTTCAGCTACATTATTCTGCAAGCTGCAAGCGGGTCCGGGTCTGCAGCTGCTACCAGCTGCCCCGGAACCTAG
- a CDS encoding diguanylate cyclase, with protein MLRIGWAAAVLAGVAFASLSPAVASTGTTTLHASGQASFVVGPPDVRVMRVTVDGQTVQAGSMLPVGMSRLGHVVPAVPISATIAAGTPIRVETDPAGSPRLVAEDATVDAAIDGARLSGVMLGILLAVILLQIAAFAFTRDLSILLYIGVVATLGLIELLRDGAISLGPGIPPLVGVMLLDILNGVFDLAFAIVYLRLWTDARDLFWLQVLGVAPTTALALASVAVPALHPYVEPLRAFVLCFGMVVLLGVTAARARTFPPGRYLLVALCCLALNLVYRLVRDTTTLGMPLLDHWFYEVSAVCDALVFGLAVILRWRYLLHERVTLEHRLDEATHAAEHDALTGALNRRGLLRATAATTTGTLFFVDLDGFKVVNDRYGHAAGDKVLCAVVTTMREVSGPDATIARVGGDEFVIVVPGTERAESDRLAEHLVASIATVRVGERTRTPAVSASIGFAPLAGLTLDNAMRIADAHAYRAKIRTQALSTNPA; from the coding sequence ATGTTACGAATCGGATGGGCGGCGGCCGTTTTGGCCGGCGTCGCCTTCGCGTCGCTGAGTCCCGCCGTCGCCTCGACGGGCACCACCACCCTGCACGCCAGCGGGCAGGCGTCGTTCGTCGTCGGACCGCCGGACGTGCGCGTGATGCGGGTGACGGTCGACGGGCAGACCGTGCAAGCCGGCTCGATGCTGCCGGTCGGCATGAGCCGGCTCGGCCACGTCGTGCCGGCCGTCCCGATTTCCGCCACGATCGCGGCGGGGACGCCGATTCGCGTCGAGACCGACCCGGCGGGATCGCCTCGCTTGGTCGCCGAGGATGCAACCGTCGACGCGGCGATCGACGGGGCGCGCCTGAGCGGTGTGATGCTCGGCATCTTGCTGGCGGTGATTCTGTTGCAGATCGCGGCGTTCGCGTTCACCCGCGACCTGAGCATCCTGCTTTACATCGGCGTCGTCGCGACGCTGGGGTTGATCGAGCTGTTGCGCGACGGCGCCATCTCGCTCGGACCGGGCATCCCGCCGCTGGTCGGCGTGATGCTGCTCGACATTCTCAACGGCGTCTTCGACCTCGCGTTCGCCATCGTGTACCTGCGGCTGTGGACCGACGCACGCGACTTGTTCTGGCTCCAGGTGCTCGGCGTCGCGCCGACCACGGCATTGGCGCTGGCGTCGGTCGCCGTGCCGGCGCTGCATCCGTATGTCGAGCCGCTGCGCGCCTTCGTGCTGTGCTTCGGGATGGTCGTGCTGCTGGGCGTCACCGCGGCCCGCGCGCGCACGTTCCCGCCGGGCCGATACCTGCTGGTCGCGCTGTGCTGTCTGGCCCTGAACCTCGTCTACCGGCTGGTGCGCGATACGACGACGCTCGGGATGCCGCTGCTCGACCACTGGTTCTACGAAGTCTCGGCGGTCTGCGACGCGCTCGTCTTCGGACTGGCGGTCATCTTGCGCTGGCGCTACTTGCTGCACGAGCGCGTCACCCTCGAGCATCGCCTCGACGAGGCGACCCACGCCGCCGAGCACGACGCGCTCACCGGCGCGCTCAACCGCCGCGGTCTGCTGCGCGCGACCGCCGCCACGACGACGGGGACACTGTTCTTCGTCGACCTGGACGGCTTCAAAGTCGTCAACGATCGCTACGGTCACGCCGCCGGCGACAAAGTGCTGTGCGCCGTGGTGACCACGATGCGCGAGGTCTCGGGCCCGGACGCGACGATCGCGCGCGTCGGCGGCGACGAGTTCGTCATCGTCGTCCCGGGCACCGAACGCGCCGAGTCCGACCGCTTGGCCGAACACCTCGTCGCGTCGATCGCGACCGTGCGCGTGGGCGAGCGCACGCGCACCCCGGCGGTCAGCGCGTCGATCGGCTTCGCGCCGCTGGCCGGTTTGACGCTCGACAACGCGATGCGCATCGCCGACGCCCACGCGTACCGGGCCAAGATCCGCACTCAAGCGCTGAGCACGAACCCCGCCTAA
- the rpoC gene encoding DNA-directed RNA polymerase subunit beta' — MNLLDVNNFDAMRIGLASPEQIRAWSFGEVKKPETINYRTLKPERDGLFCEKIFGPTKDWECHCGKYKRIRFKGMICDRCGVEITRAKVRRERMGHIELATPVTHIWYFKGVPSRIGILLDMSPRQLEKVIYFAAYVVTDPGDTPLVKREILTEQKYRESREKYSTRFKAGMGAEAIRELLRDLNLRKLQEDLRREFKETTGQKRIKAIKRLEVVEAFLQSGNKPEWMILSAVPVIAPELRPMVQLDGGRFATSDLNDLYRRVINRNNRLKRLLELSAPEIIIKNEKRMLQEAVDALIDNGRRGRPVTGPNNRPLKSLSDILKGKQGRFRQNLLGKRVDYSGRSVIVVGPNLKLHQCGLPKEMALELFKPFVMKKLVDRAQAHNIKSAKRMVERVRPEVWDVLDEVIREHPVLLNRAPTLHRLGIQAFEPVLVEGKAIHLHPLVCTPYNADFDGDQMAVHLPLSAGAQAEARILMLSSNNILQPSFGNPVSIPTQDMVLGLYWLTFQPEEYKGPARAPLSDDALYAMPVARNGKARKNPDGTPALIAFRDGDEAITAFNHHMIGLHEWIEVRLNGTRIKTTVGRVILNQAFPPEWNYPYLNGIVDKTALKKLITDCYRKFGNAETASFLDAIKSLGFRYATQSGTTVSISDIVVPTAKHELLDKAQHEVDELHSLFDQGFISEDERYNKTIEIWSKAGDDVTLAMQQAQNPLNTVFMMATSGARGSIAQVKQLGGMRGLMSDPSGRILEIPVKASLKEGLTVLEYFISTHGARKGLADTALRTADSGYLTRRLVDVAQDVIIREEDCGTANGILVSDITVGKETIEPLLDRIVGRRSAEDVKNPENSREKIVRRDEEIDEEKAKALIAAGIKQVKIRSVLVCQAKHGVCAMCYGRNLATGKKVDIGEAVGIIAAQSIGEPGTQLTLRTFHTGGVAQEDIITGLPRVEEIFEARKPKGEAPLIEVAGTIKFAEEKNKRVVYVTDEQGDDHEVDITPGLHLTIVDGQKVEAGQPVADGSLNPHDILRIKGETALQNYLVQEVQKVYRSQGVDINDKHIEVIVRSMLRKVKIVDGGDTRMLPGQLVESAAFAEENEKIKADGGKFAEGSPVLLGVTKASLATESFLSAASFQETTRVLTDAAIKGKHDPLLGLKENVIIGKLIPAGTGMSRYRNLQIEPEGQDLDEEGRPRNVFLDFNPNPEELSSYGDVVAPNGQELNPKVLGPYERQRMAENTVQYEGDYDAEASVSAPTQRTQYKPRGINPEDL, encoded by the coding sequence ATGAACCTCCTCGACGTCAACAATTTCGACGCGATGCGGATCGGGCTCGCCAGCCCTGAACAGATCCGCGCGTGGTCTTTCGGTGAAGTAAAGAAGCCGGAGACCATCAACTACCGGACCCTCAAGCCGGAACGCGACGGCCTCTTCTGCGAGAAGATTTTCGGCCCGACCAAAGACTGGGAATGCCACTGCGGCAAGTACAAGCGCATCCGCTTCAAGGGGATGATCTGCGACCGCTGCGGTGTCGAGATCACGCGTGCCAAGGTGCGCCGCGAGCGGATGGGCCACATCGAGTTGGCCACGCCGGTCACGCACATTTGGTATTTCAAGGGCGTGCCCTCGCGTATCGGCATCCTGCTCGACATGTCGCCGCGCCAGCTCGAAAAGGTGATCTATTTCGCCGCGTACGTCGTCACCGATCCGGGTGACACGCCGCTGGTCAAGCGCGAGATCCTCACCGAGCAGAAGTACCGCGAGTCGCGCGAGAAGTACAGCACGCGGTTCAAGGCCGGCATGGGCGCGGAAGCGATCCGCGAGCTGCTGCGCGACCTGAACCTGCGCAAGCTGCAAGAAGACCTGCGCCGCGAGTTCAAGGAGACGACCGGGCAAAAGCGGATCAAGGCGATCAAGCGGCTCGAGGTCGTCGAAGCGTTCTTGCAGAGCGGCAACAAGCCGGAGTGGATGATCCTCTCGGCCGTGCCCGTCATCGCGCCGGAGCTGCGTCCGATGGTTCAGCTCGACGGCGGCCGGTTCGCGACGTCGGACCTCAACGATCTCTATCGCCGCGTCATCAACCGCAACAACCGCCTCAAGCGGCTGCTGGAGCTGAGCGCGCCTGAGATCATCATCAAGAACGAGAAGCGCATGCTGCAAGAAGCAGTCGACGCGCTGATCGACAACGGCCGCCGCGGCCGTCCGGTGACGGGTCCCAACAACCGTCCACTCAAATCGCTCTCGGACATCCTCAAGGGCAAGCAGGGCCGGTTCCGCCAGAACCTGCTCGGCAAGCGCGTCGACTACTCGGGCCGTTCGGTCATCGTGGTCGGCCCGAACCTCAAGCTGCACCAGTGCGGGCTGCCTAAGGAGATGGCGCTCGAGCTCTTCAAGCCGTTCGTGATGAAGAAGCTCGTCGACCGGGCGCAAGCGCACAACATCAAGAGTGCGAAGCGCATGGTCGAGCGCGTGCGTCCCGAGGTCTGGGACGTGCTCGACGAGGTCATTCGCGAGCATCCGGTTCTCCTCAACCGCGCACCGACGCTGCACCGTCTGGGCATCCAGGCGTTCGAGCCGGTGCTGGTCGAGGGCAAGGCCATCCATCTGCACCCGCTCGTCTGCACGCCGTACAACGCGGACTTCGACGGCGACCAGATGGCCGTCCATCTTCCGCTGAGTGCCGGCGCGCAGGCCGAGGCCCGCATCCTGATGCTGTCCTCGAACAACATCCTCCAGCCGTCGTTCGGAAACCCGGTGTCGATCCCGACGCAGGACATGGTCCTGGGTCTGTATTGGCTCACCTTCCAGCCGGAAGAGTACAAGGGGCCGGCGCGCGCGCCGCTCTCCGACGACGCGCTCTACGCGATGCCCGTCGCCCGCAACGGCAAGGCGCGCAAGAATCCGGACGGCACCCCGGCGCTGATCGCTTTCCGCGACGGCGACGAAGCGATCACGGCCTTCAACCATCACATGATCGGTCTGCACGAGTGGATCGAGGTGCGCCTCAACGGGACGCGCATCAAGACCACGGTCGGCCGCGTCATCCTCAACCAGGCGTTCCCGCCGGAGTGGAACTACCCGTACCTCAACGGCATCGTCGACAAGACGGCGCTCAAGAAGCTGATCACCGACTGCTATCGCAAGTTCGGCAACGCCGAGACCGCGTCGTTCCTGGATGCGATCAAGTCGCTGGGCTTCCGTTATGCCACGCAGTCCGGTACGACCGTGTCGATCAGCGACATCGTCGTCCCGACCGCCAAGCACGAGCTGCTCGACAAAGCGCAGCACGAAGTCGACGAGCTCCACTCGCTCTTCGACCAGGGCTTCATCTCCGAGGACGAGCGCTACAACAAGACGATCGAGATCTGGTCGAAGGCCGGTGACGACGTCACGCTCGCGATGCAGCAGGCGCAGAACCCGCTCAACACCGTCTTCATGATGGCGACCTCGGGTGCGCGTGGTTCGATCGCACAGGTCAAGCAGCTCGGCGGTATGCGCGGGCTGATGTCCGACCCGTCGGGCCGCATCCTCGAGATCCCGGTCAAGGCCTCCCTCAAAGAAGGTCTGACCGTCCTCGAGTACTTCATCTCGACGCACGGCGCGCGCAAGGGTCTCGCCGACACCGCGCTGCGCACGGCCGACTCGGGCTACCTGACGCGCCGTCTGGTCGACGTCGCGCAGGACGTCATCATCCGCGAGGAAGACTGCGGCACGGCCAACGGTATCCTGGTCTCCGACATCACCGTCGGCAAGGAAACCATCGAGCCGCTGCTCGACCGCATCGTCGGTCGCCGCTCGGCCGAGGACGTCAAGAACCCCGAGAACTCGCGCGAGAAGATCGTCCGTCGTGACGAAGAGATCGACGAGGAGAAGGCCAAGGCGCTCATCGCGGCCGGCATCAAGCAGGTCAAGATCCGTTCGGTCCTGGTCTGCCAGGCCAAGCACGGCGTCTGCGCGATGTGCTACGGCCGCAATCTCGCGACCGGCAAGAAGGTCGACATCGGCGAGGCGGTGGGTATCATCGCCGCGCAGTCGATCGGCGAGCCGGGCACGCAGCTCACGCTGCGCACCTTCCACACCGGTGGTGTCGCTCAAGAGGACATCATCACCGGTCTGCCGCGTGTCGAGGAAATCTTCGAGGCACGCAAGCCGAAGGGCGAAGCGCCGCTGATCGAGGTCGCCGGCACGATCAAGTTCGCTGAGGAGAAGAACAAGCGCGTCGTTTACGTGACCGACGAACAGGGTGACGACCACGAGGTCGACATCACGCCGGGTCTTCACCTCACGATCGTCGACGGTCAGAAGGTCGAGGCGGGTCAGCCGGTCGCGGACGGCTCCCTCAACCCGCACGACATCCTGCGCATCAAGGGCGAGACTGCGCTGCAGAACTATCTCGTCCAGGAAGTGCAGAAGGTCTACCGCTCGCAAGGCGTCGACATCAACGACAAGCACATCGAAGTCATCGTGCGCTCGATGCTGCGTAAGGTGAAGATCGTCGACGGCGGCGACACGCGGATGCTCCCGGGGCAACTCGTCGAGTCCGCCGCGTTCGCCGAAGAGAACGAGAAGATCAAGGCCGACGGCGGCAAGTTCGCCGAGGGCAGCCCGGTGCTGCTGGGCGTGACGAAGGCGTCGCTCGCGACGGAGTCGTTCCTCTCGGCGGCGTCCTTCCAAGAGACCACGCGCGTCCTCACCGACGCCGCGATCAAGGGCAAGCACGATCCGCTGCTCGGTCTCAAGGAAAACGTCATCATCGGCAAGCTGATCCCGGCCGGCACGGGGATGTCGCGGTACCGCAACCTCCAGATCGAGCCCGAAGGGCAAGACCTGGACGAAGAGGGCCGTCCCCGCAACGTGTTCCTCGACTTCAACCCGAATCCGGAAGAGCTCTCGTCCTACGGCGACGTCGTCGCCCCCAACGGGCAGGAGCTCAATCCGAAGGTGCTCGGCCCGTACGAGCGCCAGCGGATGGCGGAGAACACGGTGCAGTACGAGGGCGACTACGACGCGGAAGCGTCGGTGAGCGCACCGACGCAGCGCACGCAGTACAAGCCGCGCGGCATCAACCCCGAAGACTTGTGA
- a CDS encoding penicillin acylase family protein: MTLYFAVRLGYGWWLALATQRAVAVESGRQSGLPVDQPVTIARDVRGVPHIRAATVHDLFVAEGYAMASDRLFQMDLTRRFVDGRLAEILGSPLTKVDRFMRRYAIRELAAQVYAHASAQERAGLDAFAAGINAAATQQPVPPEYKALFAHFEPWRPEDALAVGFATLLDLDDRPQDVIERDQIRRLLGATGTDALYPLTDPHYDVPTDGSAPGVLATLPPLPTAHAAPSVALADERPPIGSNAWAAGAERTTDGKAILANDPHLDLAIPGIWYLVEASAPGMHIAGAALAGTPGVTLGHNEHLAWGVTAGETAAIPVWRERIRGDQLLENGRWVTARHRHEQIVVRFGHTIDEDFLETARGVVIQRDGDAAYVMDWRMRRAPVSPLAPFLRLLTARTTADGVAAMRALPEPALNVLFADDRGTVAYHLAGGIPLLPSAGRWADDPIGPEPALLPYDRAAHVDPARTALIVTSNNRVSGAAAPRLAPFWPPPYRAFEIHRALGAATDAHHRSSPDAIAAEQSDADSPSEAEFRDFIMAAGRRTHADRNPALAPLFAAVRNFDGRLLPASQGASVIVALRLHLVGEIAATHLPTAIAQAYPPTGPGFEIVLRALRERPKGWVVNDDYDAFIVDGMSAVHALFGKEIPTFGVWAAQLIAHPLAPFGFTHWNGPTFPGRGGSFAPAVQWNGHGQSFRALWIAGDWDAGTINVDAGESGEPGSPHYTDQAADWANFQRTTLPFSDAAVRRATTETLTLTR; the protein is encoded by the coding sequence GTGACCCTGTATTTCGCCGTCCGGCTTGGCTACGGATGGTGGCTGGCCCTGGCGACGCAGCGTGCCGTGGCGGTCGAATCCGGCCGGCAAAGCGGCCTACCGGTCGACCAGCCCGTCACGATCGCCCGGGACGTTCGGGGTGTCCCGCACATCCGGGCCGCTACCGTCCATGACCTGTTCGTCGCCGAAGGGTATGCGATGGCGAGCGACCGCCTGTTCCAGATGGACCTCACCCGGCGCTTCGTCGACGGCCGGCTGGCCGAGATCCTCGGGTCGCCGCTCACCAAGGTAGACCGCTTCATGCGCCGGTACGCGATCCGCGAGCTGGCGGCCCAAGTCTACGCGCACGCGAGCGCTCAGGAGCGAGCGGGCCTGGACGCCTTCGCTGCCGGCATCAACGCCGCCGCCACGCAACAGCCGGTGCCCCCTGAGTATAAGGCGCTGTTCGCGCACTTCGAGCCGTGGCGGCCGGAGGACGCCCTGGCGGTCGGCTTCGCGACCTTGCTCGATCTCGACGACCGCCCGCAGGACGTGATCGAGCGGGACCAGATCCGCCGCCTGCTCGGCGCCACCGGGACCGACGCGCTCTATCCGCTGACGGACCCGCACTACGACGTCCCGACCGACGGCTCGGCGCCGGGCGTGCTGGCGACGCTTCCCCCGCTGCCGACGGCCCACGCGGCCCCGAGCGTCGCACTGGCTGACGAGCGCCCCCCGATCGGGAGCAACGCGTGGGCCGCCGGCGCCGAACGCACGACCGACGGCAAGGCGATCCTCGCCAACGACCCGCACCTCGACCTGGCGATCCCCGGCATCTGGTATCTCGTCGAAGCGAGCGCGCCCGGCATGCACATCGCCGGGGCCGCCCTGGCCGGCACGCCCGGCGTCACCCTCGGCCACAACGAGCACCTGGCTTGGGGCGTGACCGCCGGCGAGACCGCCGCGATCCCGGTGTGGCGCGAACGCATCCGCGGCGACCAGCTGCTCGAGAACGGTCGGTGGGTCACGGCACGGCACCGGCACGAGCAGATCGTCGTGCGCTTCGGCCACACCATCGACGAAGATTTCCTCGAGACCGCGCGCGGCGTCGTGATCCAGCGCGACGGTGACGCCGCGTACGTGATGGATTGGCGCATGCGCCGCGCGCCTGTCTCCCCGCTGGCGCCGTTTCTTCGACTGCTCACGGCGCGCACGACGGCCGACGGCGTCGCCGCGATGCGCGCATTGCCGGAACCGGCGCTGAACGTGCTGTTCGCCGACGATCGCGGTACGGTGGCCTATCACCTTGCCGGGGGCATTCCGCTCTTGCCGTCGGCAGGCCGCTGGGCAGACGATCCGATCGGACCCGAACCCGCGCTCCTGCCGTACGATCGTGCCGCGCACGTCGACCCGGCGCGCACCGCGCTCATCGTGACGTCGAACAATCGCGTCAGCGGTGCGGCCGCGCCGCGGCTCGCGCCGTTCTGGCCGCCGCCGTACCGCGCCTTCGAGATCCATCGCGCGCTCGGCGCGGCAACCGACGCGCACCACCGCTCGAGCCCGGACGCGATCGCCGCCGAGCAGAGCGATGCCGACTCACCCTCCGAAGCCGAGTTCCGCGACTTCATCATGGCGGCCGGCCGGCGCACGCACGCCGACCGGAATCCCGCGCTCGCGCCCCTGTTCGCCGCGGTGCGCAACTTCGACGGACGGCTCTTGCCCGCATCGCAAGGCGCGTCGGTGATCGTCGCGCTCCGCTTGCACCTGGTCGGCGAGATCGCGGCGACGCATCTCCCGACCGCGATCGCACAGGCGTATCCGCCGACCGGCCCGGGCTTCGAGATCGTCCTGCGCGCCCTGCGCGAGCGGCCCAAGGGCTGGGTCGTGAACGACGACTACGACGCGTTCATCGTCGACGGCATGAGCGCCGTCCACGCGCTGTTCGGAAAGGAGATTCCGACGTTCGGCGTCTGGGCCGCACAGCTGATCGCGCATCCGCTCGCACCGTTCGGGTTCACCCACTGGAACGGCCCGACGTTCCCGGGGCGCGGCGGCAGCTTCGCGCCGGCCGTGCAGTGGAACGGCCACGGGCAATCGTTCCGCGCGCTATGGATCGCCGGCGACTGGGACGCCGGCACCATCAACGTCGACGCCGGCGAGTCCGGTGAGCCGGGCTCACCGCACTACACCGATCAAGCCGCCGACTGGGCGAACTTCCAGCGCACGACGTTGCCCTTCTCCGATGCGGCCGTTCGGCGCGCGACGACGGAGACGCTGACGCTCACGCGCTGA